Within the Candidatus Hydrogenedentota bacterium genome, the region CCGGCCACAATTGGCTGTGACGGAGAGCGCGGACAACGGCATGACTTGGAGCCCCGCCCGCATGACCCGGTTTTCAGACAACGGCAGCCGCCACCAGTTCGGCCGCCTGCCAGACGGACGGTATTTCGCCCTCAGCACTCCCGACCCGGAAAACCGGGGCGCGCGCACCCCCCTTGTGCTTGCCCTCAGCCGGGACGGCGTCTCTTTTGACCGGCATTTTGTTGTCGGTGACGCGCCCGCCCATCCACCGAAGTTTTCGGGCCACGCAAAAGGCGGCCGCTTTGGGTACCCCCATCTCGCGGTCATGGACGGCGTCGTGGTGGCTGCCTACTCAGTGGCCAAGGAGGATGTGGCGGTTTGCCGCTTTCCCCTGTCCCGGCTCGATTGAGCCGTGTCCCCAGAGAGGGGGGCGTTTGCGTTATAATAACCGGACAAGCACAACTTGGGAGCATGCGCATGAAGAGTAATGGAGGCTTTACCCTCATAGAGCTGATTTTGGTCACAGTCATCATCGGCATTTTGGCCGGGATGGTGGTGGTCAACTACGGTGGGCGGGTTCGGGACACCCAGATACGCGCGGCAAAGGGGGACATCTCCCGGTTTGGCACGGCGGTGGACCTCTACGCCCTGGACAACAACGACACCTACCCCAAATCGCTCAATGACCTGATGGGCGGCAAACGGAATTATGTGCGGGAAATCTCGAACGATCCCTGGGGCAACCCCTATGTCTACAAACCGCCCACGGACATTTTGAAGGCGGATTACAGCATTATCTCGGCGGGTCCGGACGGCATACCGGGCAACGAGGATGATGTGACCTCCACGTCGCCGCTGCCTTGAGCCGGCCGGGAACGCGGGACGGCAGCATGATCACGTCCTTTCCAGCCCAGTCGGCCCGGCACCGGACCATGGGTCTTCCTTTTTTGGGGGGGCGGGGCTTTACCCTGCTGGAATTGATTGTGGTCATGACTATTCTTTCGGTCATTTCCATGGCCGTGGTTCCCGTGTTTCTTTCGGGCATGACCGCGGTGGAAGTCCGCAACGCCCGCAGTGATTTCATCGCCACCCTTCGTTTTGTCCAGGAACTGGCCGTCAAGGAGTCCCGCGAATACCGTGTGTACATTTCGGAGGAGGACGGGACGTATTGGGTGATGCGCCTTTCCGGACTGAAGGACACGGAAAAGCAGTTTGAGCCGGTGGAGGAGGAGTTTGGCGCGGAAAAGCGTTTCCCCGAGTTCCTGAAAATCACCCGGATTAAGGCGCGCAGGGACCGCGGAGGAAACGCCAGGTTTATCGCCTGTCTGCCCAACGGCGCCTCGGACCAGGCGGTGGTGAGCCTGCAGGACCAGCGGGTCCGCGGCCGGAGTTTCGACATCGAGGTGAAGGGGGTCTTGGGCAAAGTGGAGATCAAGGAATGACCCGCCGCCCCGTCCGCGGATACATATTCGTCGAGACCCTGGTGGCCATGGGGATTCTCAGCGTCAGCATGCTCTTCATCCAGGAGGCCATACGACAGGCCATCCTGACCCGCGGCCAGGCTCAGGATTACACAACGGCCCGTTTCCTCATTGAGCGGGTCATCGCCAACCGCATGATTGCCTTCGAACAGCCCGAAGGCGAAAGCAGCGGGGTGTTCCCCGCGCCGTTCGAACGCTTTTCCTACCAATGGGAGGTGCGCCGCGTGGAAATTCCGCAGCCGCCCCTTCCTCCAGACATGACTCCGGATGAGGTTGTTTTTTTTAATCAGGCTTTCAAGCGGTATTTGGGAAAAGTAACGGTGAGAATCCGGTGGAGCCGTGCGGGGATTCCCGGTGAGGCGGTGGCCGAGACCCTTCTCAGACCTGACATGGTCTGGATGCCACCGCCCCCCGAGGGGGAATTCCTATGAGAGACCCGGCAAAAAACCAGGGCGGCTTCACCCTTGCCGAATTGCTCGTTGCCACCATGCTCCTGGCCATCGTGATGACCTCGGTGTACACCCTGTTCAACTCCTCCATCGGCAGTTGGCGCACGGTCGAGGCGGGATTCGACGCGCACCAGGAGGCGCGTTCTTTCATGAGCCTGTTCTCGCATGAATTTGGAAACATCGCACCCCGCGCCGGGCACCTTTTCGAGGGGGAGAACGACAGCATCACCCTCTTCGTGGTTTCCGGGCCAATGAACCTGGAGGAGGGCGAGGGGCGGCGGCTTATGCGGGTCAAGTACAACTATAGCCGGACAAAGCGGGCGGTCATGCGCGAGGAGGCCTTCATTGACGGCCCCCTGCCCAAATTGCCGCCGGAGGGGCAGTCCGTTGACCGGGGGCGCATCAAGGTGGGCAAGACTTTCGACGCGGCGGTGGCGGACAATGTCACTGAGTTTCACATACGCTATCTCTGGGTGCCCGCGCGGGAGAACTGGGACCGCCTCCAGCCCCCGGAACCCCTTCCTCCCGTCATTGTCGAGCGCAGTGAGGAGCGCTGGGGGCTTCCCCAGGCGGTGGAGATTCTCATCGAGGTGGCGGACCCGGAAGGCAGGCAGGAACCTTACCGGCTGGTGTCTGTGTTTCCCATCCGCGTGGGAAACCCCAGGCTTACACGGGCAGACCTTGACCGCCTGCTGGGGTCCGCGTCATGAAGCGCCGCAACCAGAACAACGGCGGTTTCGTCATGGTCGTCGTGCTGTGGGTGGTGGCCCTGCTCACGGTGCTGGTCCTGGGGTTTGGCCACCGCGCCTCTCTGGACCGCCGCGCGGCGGCCTACGCCCTGGACCATGCCCAGGCTATGGCGGCGGCGCGGGGCGCCGTCGAGCGCGGGGCGCTTGAACTGGCCAACCGGGGGCTGATGATCCGGCTGCTTCCCCCGGAACTCAGGGGGGGGACCCATCTCGGCGAGTCTTGGGCCAACGCGAAAAACCTTTATGAGGAGGGTTTGTTCAAGGACACCGAGGGGATGGAGGAGGATCAAGTCTCCTATATCATCACCGACGAGGACCGGTTTATCAACATTAATGCCGCGCCACAGGAGATTCTCGAAGAACTGGACATGCTGAACCGTTCGCTGGTACGTCGCATCATGGCGCGCCGCGAGAAGGAGGAACTCCCCGGCGAGGGCATCTCTTATTTCCAGTCCCTGGAGGAGCTGCGCTACCTGCGCGGGGTGGATGACGACGCATGGTTCGGCACGAAACGGCAGGCCGGACTCAAGGACCTGCTGACGGTGTGGGGGGATGCGCGCATAAACATCAACACCGCCTCGCGGGAGGTGCTCGAGGCGGTTCCCGGCACGCGGACGGGGGACCTGGACGCCCTGTTCCAGTACCGCGCGGGCAGCGACGGAAAATTGAACACAAAGGATGACCGGGGCTTCAGAGATATGGAAGACCTGACGGTCAAGACAGGCATCCTGGGGGCGACCCGCGAGGCTTTCGACAGGTTTTGCAAGTGTGAGTCCTCGTTTTTTAAGATAACGGGGCTCGCCACGCGCCGCAAGGGCAACATCCGGGCCGTGTGCTCGGCAATTATGGGCTGGAGCGAAGACGGCCCCGTCATCATCGAATGGCAGGAGAAAACACTTGGCTCGTAAAACTGAAAACATCAGCGTGCTTCAGGCCGACCAGCACGGCATCGCATGGCTGCGGGTGGACGGCGCGGCCAAGAGGCTGTCGGTCCTTGATTTCGTGCGGACTCCCGGCGACTTTTCCGCCGAGGGCGCGCTGGAGGCGGCGCTTGCGGACCTGGTGCGGGAGCGGGGCATCGCCAACGACCGGGTCTTTTCACTGCTTGCCCGCCACGACCTGACCACCCGCATCCTCACCCTGCCCAGCCACGAGCGGCAGGAAATAACCAGCATGCTCCAGTTCAGCGCGGAGGAGTTTGTGCCTTTCAGCGCGAGCGAGCTCATCATCAACCACGCGGTGCTGCGCGAACTGCCCAACGGAGAGTCCGTGGTGTTTGCCGCGCTTGCCCACAAGGACTTGGTAAACCGCCACTTGGCGGTGTTGAACAACGCGGGGGTCGAGCCGGAGCAGATTTTTCTCAGCACCACCTGCCTGGTGTCCGCCGTGCTCGCCGCCCCGCCCAAGGGGCTGAACCGCTACGCGCTGGTGCACCTCGCTCCCGGCGGTCTGGAAATCGCCGTGCTGGACAAGGGGGCGCTGGTGTACAGCCGGGGCACCGGCTCAGGCCAGAACTGGGCGGCCATCGCGGAAAACCCCGAGGCCGGAAGCGGGGGCGGCCTGTTGGAGGAAAGCGGCGCCGAGGAGCTCGCCTCCGAAATCCGGGGAACCCTCGCGGCGTACCGCCGGGAATCCGAAGACGGTGAGGGGGTCGAGGCGGTGCTGGTTGCCGGGGACGGGCTGGACACTGTCCGGCTTTGCGCCAGTCTGGCGGAATCGCTCGGCAGGGACTGCCGGCCGGCGGACATGGGGGGGGCGTTGGC harbors:
- a CDS encoding PilN domain-containing protein, coding for MARKTENISVLQADQHGIAWLRVDGAAKRLSVLDFVRTPGDFSAEGALEAALADLVRERGIANDRVFSLLARHDLTTRILTLPSHERQEITSMLQFSAEEFVPFSASELIINHAVLRELPNGESVVFAALAHKDLVNRHLAVLNNAGVEPEQIFLSTTCLVSAVLAAPPKGLNRYALVHLAPGGLEIAVLDKGALVYSRGTGSGQNWAAIAENPEAGSGGGLLEESGAEELASEIRGTLAAYRRESEDGEGVEAVLVAGDGLDTVRLCASLAESLGRDCRPADMGGALAANGSPDLPLPALGAALTARGQGRISIGLLPEHVAEKRKMRGMKLLSLRVAAFAAVALLGLGGLYWQAVRQRGQLVAELEARIARMEPNAAGIKEKREQLKILRRQVDRKGSLVEQLAAVVDAAPPERVNITRISLERQSGISLWGRAKTVNDVAEFSQNLRNRAVAEGLTFFSHAHSLYEQQAVEQGQQIFTYQIDIPLTDEKEADETL
- a CDS encoding general secretion pathway protein GspK, with translation MKRRNQNNGGFVMVVVLWVVALLTVLVLGFGHRASLDRRAAAYALDHAQAMAAARGAVERGALELANRGLMIRLLPPELRGGTHLGESWANAKNLYEEGLFKDTEGMEEDQVSYIITDEDRFININAAPQEILEELDMLNRSLVRRIMARREKEELPGEGISYFQSLEELRYLRGVDDDAWFGTKRQAGLKDLLTVWGDARININTASREVLEAVPGTRTGDLDALFQYRAGSDGKLNTKDDRGFRDMEDLTVKTGILGATREAFDRFCKCESSFFKITGLATRRKGNIRAVCSAIMGWSEDGPVIIEWQEKTLGS
- a CDS encoding type II secretion system protein codes for the protein MITSFPAQSARHRTMGLPFLGGRGFTLLELIVVMTILSVISMAVVPVFLSGMTAVEVRNARSDFIATLRFVQELAVKESREYRVYISEEDGTYWVMRLSGLKDTEKQFEPVEEEFGAEKRFPEFLKITRIKARRDRGGNARFIACLPNGASDQAVVSLQDQRVRGRSFDIEVKGVLGKVEIKE
- a CDS encoding prepilin-type N-terminal cleavage/methylation domain-containing protein, which gives rise to MRDPAKNQGGFTLAELLVATMLLAIVMTSVYTLFNSSIGSWRTVEAGFDAHQEARSFMSLFSHEFGNIAPRAGHLFEGENDSITLFVVSGPMNLEEGEGRRLMRVKYNYSRTKRAVMREEAFIDGPLPKLPPEGQSVDRGRIKVGKTFDAAVADNVTEFHIRYLWVPARENWDRLQPPEPLPPVIVERSEERWGLPQAVEILIEVADPEGRQEPYRLVSVFPIRVGNPRLTRADLDRLLGSAS
- a CDS encoding type II secretion system protein GspG, translated to MKSNGGFTLIELILVTVIIGILAGMVVVNYGGRVRDTQIRAAKGDISRFGTAVDLYALDNNDTYPKSLNDLMGGKRNYVREISNDPWGNPYVYKPPTDILKADYSIISAGPDGIPGNEDDVTSTSPLP